A window of Chitinophaga sp. MM2321 contains these coding sequences:
- a CDS encoding DinB family protein — MSNTIQSLLKEMEEEAVTTRKMLQRVPEDKYDWQPHEKSMSLLRLATHVAELPTWVSMTLTTDELDFSKYDYKPAPLKNSGELMAFFETSLVDGRKHLEAATEEQLGENWTMRNGDHIISIRSKAEVLRMTYCQIVHHRAQLGVFLRLLDIPIPGSYGPSADED, encoded by the coding sequence ATGTCAAACACTATTCAATCACTCCTGAAAGAAATGGAGGAGGAAGCAGTTACTACCCGTAAAATGCTGCAACGTGTGCCGGAAGATAAATACGACTGGCAGCCGCATGAAAAAAGTATGAGCCTGCTACGGTTGGCTACGCATGTAGCTGAACTGCCAACCTGGGTATCAATGACATTGACCACCGATGAGCTGGATTTCTCCAAATACGATTATAAACCGGCTCCACTAAAGAACAGTGGGGAGCTGATGGCTTTTTTTGAAACATCGCTGGTAGATGGTAGAAAACACCTGGAAGCAGCCACGGAAGAACAGTTAGGAGAAAACTGGACAATGCGTAATGGTGACCACATCATCAGCATCAGAAGTAAAGCGGAAGTACTCCGGATGACGTATTGCCAGATTGTACACCATCGGGCACAACTAGGTGTATTTCTACGGTTACTTGACATTCCGATCCCTGGTAGTTACGGGCCCAGCGCGGACGAAGATTAA
- a CDS encoding tellurite resistance/C4-dicarboxylate transporter family protein — MPQTQLSTPGQPVTHTSLENFFPGYFALVMATGIVSIGLFLWKYPGLSKVLLYCNIFFYLILWIILIARTVRYPLIVWNDLHHAGRGVTFLTLVAGNNVLGSQLALINGSVNTAFAFWVLGLVLWLLLLYTFFLVNILKEPKPSLENSISGAWLLIVVSTESVAVLGAIIANNSPASGLVAFVSLCMYMIGGMFYFVLIGLILYRWLFLSMKAETITPPYWINMGAVAIISLAGSRLVMYARGHDALNHWANFVETFTMFFWSFASWWIPLLFLMFAYRHFVAKVPLKYDPQYWSMVFPLGMYGVCTFTYASITGFTFLKPISALFVVIALLTWIIVLIGLLRLPFIKEK, encoded by the coding sequence ATGCCTCAAACGCAACTCTCTACCCCGGGTCAACCAGTAACACACACGTCACTAGAAAATTTCTTTCCGGGCTACTTTGCGCTGGTAATGGCTACCGGTATTGTTTCTATAGGATTGTTCCTGTGGAAATATCCGGGGTTATCAAAGGTGCTGCTTTATTGCAATATCTTCTTCTATCTCATCCTCTGGATCATATTAATTGCAAGAACGGTCAGGTATCCGCTCATCGTGTGGAATGATCTGCATCATGCCGGCAGAGGCGTCACGTTCCTGACGCTGGTAGCAGGTAACAATGTACTGGGAAGCCAGCTTGCGCTGATCAACGGCAGCGTGAACACTGCTTTTGCATTCTGGGTCCTTGGCCTTGTCTTGTGGCTGCTACTACTCTATACTTTTTTCCTGGTGAATATTCTGAAAGAGCCCAAACCATCGCTGGAAAACAGTATCAGTGGCGCGTGGCTGCTGATCGTGGTCTCTACAGAATCAGTAGCGGTACTGGGCGCTATCATCGCTAACAACAGTCCTGCTTCGGGACTGGTGGCCTTCGTTTCATTATGCATGTATATGATTGGCGGGATGTTCTATTTTGTGTTGATAGGATTAATATTATACAGATGGTTATTCCTCAGTATGAAAGCGGAAACTATAACCCCACCTTACTGGATTAATATGGGTGCGGTGGCTATTATCTCCCTGGCGGGCTCCCGGCTGGTGATGTATGCCCGTGGCCATGATGCATTAAATCACTGGGCTAATTTTGTGGAAACATTTACCATGTTCTTCTGGTCTTTTGCCAGCTGGTGGATTCCCTTGTTATTCCTCATGTTTGCCTACCGCCATTTTGTGGCGAAGGTACCGCTGAAGTATGATCCGCAATATTGGTCGATGGTATTTCCATTGGGTATGTACGGCGTGTGTACGTTTACGTATGCCAGTATTACCGGGTTCACTTTTCTTAAACCTATTTCTGCCTTATTTGTTGTTATAGCATTACTTACCTGGATCATTGTATTGATTGGCTTGCTACGGCTTCCATTTATCAAAGAAAAATAG
- a CDS encoding molybdopterin oxidoreductase family protein → MAKLPVSPEKIIEQFGPHLNFAPREGYVGRDEPDATVKTHCCFCGMQCGIQLLVKNNKVVGFEPWMEFPFNEGRLCPKGVQRYLQDNHPDRLMDPLERVEGEGFKKVSWDKAMDRVVSEIKRIQQQYGNDAFSILSGVSLTNEKSYLMGKFARVAVKTANLDYNGRLCMVSAGAGNKKAFGLDRTSNTYADLEHAEVIIVAGANVSETFPTLTHWIWRARDNGAKLIVIDPRVIPLARTADLHLPVKPGTDSALYGAMLKYLADNDLLDHDFIDNHTSGFQEALDAVKDYTLEWAAGVTGIEAGKIRQAAELWGRAKTSFLLHARGIEHHSKGVDNVLGCINLVLATGRIGRPYCGYGTITGQGNGQGGREHGHKCDQLPGNRDITNPEHRKYIAGVWGIPESELPGKGLTAYELIEAIHRGEVKGLLSICFNPLVSLPNNNYVREALEKLEFYVCIDFFLNETARHADIVLAGSLHEEEDGTVTTAEGRVVRIRRAVTPPGNARADTAIILELAHRLGAADKFQYADNEAIFNELRVASKGGTADYFGITYKKVEDNMGIFWPCPTEDHPGTPRLWEDKKFATPDGKAHFNPVAYRDPGEVTDDEYPVVLTTGRVVSQYLSGTQTRRIGKLVNQIPEPLVEIHPELAKKYNIHQRELVRVSTRRGSGEFPANIVETIRKDTVFVPYHWPGKKSANQLTPGTLDPVSKIPEFKVCACKLEPLGIISDPEKARAYDSI, encoded by the coding sequence ATGGCTAAACTACCTGTATCACCGGAAAAGATTATCGAACAGTTTGGACCCCATCTCAACTTCGCTCCCCGCGAAGGCTATGTGGGCAGGGACGAACCCGATGCTACTGTGAAAACACATTGCTGCTTCTGTGGCATGCAGTGTGGTATCCAGTTGTTGGTGAAGAATAATAAAGTGGTGGGCTTTGAGCCATGGATGGAATTCCCTTTTAATGAAGGCAGGCTATGCCCCAAAGGCGTGCAGCGTTATTTACAGGACAATCATCCCGACCGTTTGATGGACCCGCTGGAAAGAGTGGAGGGAGAAGGCTTTAAAAAAGTATCCTGGGATAAAGCGATGGACCGGGTAGTATCAGAGATCAAACGTATCCAGCAACAATACGGCAACGATGCCTTCTCCATTTTGTCGGGCGTTTCCCTTACCAATGAAAAAAGTTATCTCATGGGTAAGTTTGCCCGTGTGGCGGTAAAGACCGCCAACCTCGACTACAACGGGCGGTTGTGCATGGTGAGCGCCGGTGCGGGTAATAAAAAAGCATTCGGATTGGATCGTACCTCCAATACTTATGCAGACCTGGAACATGCAGAAGTGATTATAGTAGCAGGCGCCAATGTGAGTGAAACATTTCCGACGCTTACGCACTGGATCTGGCGCGCCAGGGATAATGGCGCCAAACTGATCGTTATAGATCCCCGTGTGATTCCGCTGGCACGTACGGCCGATCTGCACCTGCCTGTAAAGCCGGGCACCGACTCCGCTCTATATGGCGCTATGCTGAAATACCTGGCCGACAACGACCTGCTGGACCACGACTTTATTGATAACCATACCAGCGGCTTCCAGGAAGCCCTTGATGCCGTGAAAGATTATACACTGGAATGGGCAGCAGGTGTAACTGGTATTGAAGCCGGAAAGATCCGGCAGGCAGCCGAATTATGGGGCAGGGCCAAAACCAGCTTCCTGTTGCATGCGCGGGGAATAGAGCATCATTCCAAGGGCGTTGATAACGTGCTGGGTTGCATCAACCTTGTACTGGCTACCGGCCGCATAGGCCGCCCCTATTGCGGATACGGCACCATCACCGGGCAGGGCAACGGGCAAGGTGGCCGCGAACATGGCCACAAATGCGATCAGCTTCCCGGCAACCGCGATATTACCAACCCCGAACACCGGAAATATATTGCCGGCGTATGGGGCATTCCTGAATCCGAATTACCCGGCAAAGGTCTGACAGCATATGAACTGATTGAAGCCATCCATCGCGGCGAAGTGAAAGGGTTGTTGTCGATCTGTTTCAATCCGCTGGTATCTCTCCCTAATAATAACTACGTGCGGGAAGCTCTCGAAAAACTGGAGTTTTATGTATGTATAGATTTCTTCTTAAATGAAACGGCCCGTCATGCCGACATTGTGCTGGCCGGCTCACTACATGAAGAAGAAGATGGTACCGTTACTACTGCAGAAGGCCGCGTAGTTCGTATACGCAGGGCCGTTACCCCGCCCGGCAACGCCCGTGCAGACACGGCGATCATCCTGGAACTGGCGCATCGTTTAGGCGCTGCCGATAAATTCCAATACGCCGATAACGAAGCCATTTTTAATGAACTACGTGTAGCCTCTAAAGGTGGTACTGCCGATTACTTCGGCATCACTTATAAAAAGGTGGAAGATAATATGGGCATCTTCTGGCCTTGTCCTACAGAAGATCATCCGGGTACGCCCCGTTTATGGGAAGATAAAAAATTTGCGACACCCGATGGCAAAGCCCACTTCAACCCCGTAGCCTACAGGGATCCGGGGGAAGTAACGGATGATGAATATCCCGTGGTACTCACCACCGGCAGGGTGGTTTCCCAATACCTGAGCGGCACACAAACACGCCGTATCGGCAAACTGGTAAACCAGATCCCGGAACCGCTGGTAGAGATCCATCCGGAGCTAGCGAAAAAATATAATATCCACCAGCGGGAACTGGTAAGGGTAAGTACCCGCAGAGGCAGCGGTGAATTTCCCGCAAATATTGTAGAAACCATCCGCAAAGACACCGTGTTTGTGCCTTATCACTGGCCTGGTAAAAAATCGGCGAACCAGTTAACACCTGGCACACTCGACCCGGTATCCAAAATTCCTGAATTCAAAGTATGCGCCTGTAAGCTGGAACCACTGGGTATTATCTCAGATCCGGAGAAGGCCCGTGCGTATGATAGTATCTGA
- a CDS encoding RagB/SusD family nutrient uptake outer membrane protein — MQRYYNLLFLIVVITSSCGDRFLDVTPTDRFTTDTYWKTREHAEAALNATYAALLQTGLYGGNTPVMLETITPNAYSYSSDYNKIAEGIHDAANASIVNTTWKSAYTGIGRANNLLAHIDAISMDSTLKQQYKAEAKFLRAVFYFPLWNLFGGAPLILDPPDFATQSTLPRNDTTALLTQILKDLDESLAALPAAPSGNDKGHATKGAALAFKAKVLLYAGRYQEAADAARTVINSKVFSLYPDYRALFYLENEGNTEVIFDAQFKSPEFTHGMDIALDEYNSVAPLPDVINDYYAIDGKPISMSAKYDAAHPYENRDPRLQQTYTVIGSQYKGAIVKEGQYPRTGYGQKKYTVYKDNVKPPATIADGQSELNYIILRYADVLLMYAEAQNEATGPDASIYSALHEIRFRAGMPDISTGLSKELLRTEIRHERRIELAGEGLYYFDIRRWKTAAALMTTDIYNYKGERLDTRTFNPLRDYLWPVPSIAIQENPQLTQNNNYGK, encoded by the coding sequence ATGCAACGATATTATAACTTACTTTTTCTGATTGTGGTGATCACCAGCTCCTGCGGAGACAGGTTCCTGGATGTAACACCCACTGATCGTTTTACAACAGATACCTACTGGAAAACACGCGAACATGCAGAAGCTGCACTGAATGCCACTTATGCAGCACTCCTGCAAACCGGTCTCTATGGCGGCAATACACCCGTGATGCTGGAAACCATCACCCCCAATGCGTACAGCTATAGCAGCGATTATAATAAAATTGCAGAAGGTATTCACGACGCTGCCAACGCTTCTATTGTCAACACCACCTGGAAATCCGCCTACACGGGCATTGGCCGCGCCAACAACCTGCTGGCTCATATCGATGCCATCAGTATGGACAGCACTCTCAAACAACAGTACAAAGCGGAAGCAAAGTTTTTGCGGGCGGTCTTTTATTTTCCGCTGTGGAATCTTTTTGGCGGTGCTCCGCTCATCCTGGACCCACCGGATTTTGCTACGCAGTCCACCCTCCCGCGTAACGATACCACTGCCCTGCTCACACAAATACTGAAAGACCTGGACGAATCCCTGGCAGCACTTCCGGCTGCACCTTCCGGCAACGACAAAGGGCATGCTACCAAAGGTGCTGCCCTGGCCTTTAAAGCAAAAGTGCTGTTATACGCAGGCCGCTACCAGGAAGCTGCCGATGCTGCCAGAACCGTGATCAACAGCAAAGTTTTCAGCCTGTATCCTGATTACAGGGCGTTGTTCTACCTTGAAAATGAAGGCAACACAGAAGTGATCTTTGATGCACAGTTTAAATCCCCGGAGTTTACGCATGGCATGGATATAGCACTGGATGAATACAACAGCGTAGCGCCATTACCCGATGTCATCAATGACTATTATGCTATTGATGGAAAACCTATCAGCATGTCTGCAAAATATGATGCGGCCCATCCTTATGAAAACCGGGACCCACGGCTGCAACAGACGTATACGGTTATTGGCAGTCAATACAAAGGCGCCATCGTAAAAGAAGGACAATATCCCCGTACCGGCTACGGACAGAAAAAATATACGGTGTACAAAGACAATGTAAAACCACCGGCTACTATTGCAGACGGGCAGTCGGAGTTAAACTATATCATCCTCCGTTATGCAGATGTATTACTGATGTATGCCGAAGCACAGAATGAAGCCACCGGACCTGACGCTTCTATATACAGCGCATTACACGAGATCCGTTTTCGTGCAGGCATGCCCGATATCAGCACTGGGCTGAGTAAGGAACTGCTCCGCACGGAAATACGCCATGAACGCCGTATTGAGCTGGCTGGCGAAGGATTGTATTACTTTGATATCCGGCGATGGAAAACTGCTGCTGCGCTGATGACCACCGATATTTATAATTATAAAGGTGAACGACTCGACACAAGAACATTCAACCCGCTACGTGATTACCTTTGGCCGGTACCATCCATAGCCATACAGGAAAATCCACAGCTCACACAGAATAATAATTACGGTAAATAA
- a CDS encoding TonB-dependent receptor domain-containing protein, producing MRYFFTFLFLLFATSLAAQQDTLHQLEEVVVKSYLSTERLQRLPTTVSVLSPAQLQLQQGASLVPAFNTIAGVRMEERSPGSYRLSVRGSLLRSPFGIRNVKIYMNEMPFTDAGGNTYFNLLDPAAVGQAEILKGPDGSLFGANSGGVIRLDLMPPPTDSTHFQAQIQGGSYGLLHATAAYQQQFGNYGLQVFHGYQQSDGYRENSAMKRSYTQIGQRWEYRPGYVLKMLAFYADLDYRTPGGLTLAQFEANPKAARPATNTLPGAVTQKAGINNRTLQGGLVHEAQLSSRWQHVLTVFGANTHFENPFITNYEVRDENTIGFRTYLALLNSATSSSPLKWKWYAGMELQQTSTDIANYGNRQGKKDTLQVADKLTAGQHFFFSRFHADLHNWTLEAAGSMNYYYYTYNENGHTKMTFSPQFMPRVSLSYLINDQATGRLTVSRGYSPPATAEVRASDNIINTSLRPETGWNYEAGLRILPASQRYMLDAAVFHYRMKDAIVRKLHDNGEEFFVNAGGVNQTGLEIMGALPILPVRQHGVIRGMEWRESYTLSDFSFRDYVSAGKDFSGNRLTGVPQHVVVSSLLMNFPHHTYLYLTHNFTSNIPLNDANSAYARPYHLLQCKAGWRIACAKGRSVTIQVGADNLLDQRYSLGNDLNAVGERYYNAAPGRSFFGGIAVAL from the coding sequence ATGCGTTATTTTTTTACTTTTTTATTTTTGCTATTTGCCACCTCACTTGCTGCCCAGCAGGACACCCTGCATCAGTTGGAAGAGGTAGTTGTGAAGTCCTACTTGTCTACTGAACGGTTACAGCGTTTACCCACCACCGTGAGTGTGTTGTCGCCTGCGCAGCTACAGTTGCAGCAAGGCGCTTCCCTGGTGCCCGCTTTTAATACCATTGCGGGCGTACGAATGGAAGAACGCTCACCGGGAAGTTATCGTTTATCCGTTCGCGGTAGCCTGTTGCGCTCTCCTTTCGGGATCCGCAACGTGAAAATATATATGAATGAAATGCCATTCACAGATGCAGGTGGTAATACCTATTTCAACCTGCTGGACCCTGCGGCGGTTGGACAGGCGGAAATCCTGAAAGGCCCGGATGGTAGCCTGTTTGGCGCTAATTCGGGCGGCGTGATCCGGCTGGATCTGATGCCTCCGCCTACGGACAGTACACACTTCCAGGCGCAGATACAGGGTGGCAGCTATGGGCTGTTGCATGCTACGGCTGCCTATCAGCAACAATTCGGGAATTATGGGTTGCAGGTATTCCACGGCTACCAGCAATCCGATGGTTACCGGGAAAACAGCGCCATGAAACGGTCCTATACACAGATAGGACAGCGATGGGAATACCGGCCCGGGTATGTATTGAAGATGCTGGCTTTTTATGCCGATCTCGATTACCGCACACCCGGCGGCCTGACGCTGGCACAGTTTGAAGCCAATCCCAAGGCAGCCAGACCGGCTACCAACACGCTGCCCGGCGCTGTTACGCAAAAGGCCGGCATTAACAACCGCACCCTGCAAGGCGGACTGGTACATGAGGCGCAGCTAAGCAGCCGGTGGCAACATGTACTGACCGTTTTCGGCGCCAATACCCATTTCGAAAATCCCTTTATCACCAACTATGAAGTAAGGGATGAAAATACAATCGGCTTCCGTACCTACCTGGCACTGCTGAATAGCGCCACCAGCTCCTCTCCGCTGAAATGGAAATGGTATGCCGGTATGGAGTTGCAGCAAACCAGCACTGATATTGCCAATTATGGCAACCGGCAGGGTAAGAAGGACACGTTGCAGGTAGCGGATAAACTCACCGCCGGTCAGCATTTCTTCTTTTCAAGGTTCCATGCAGATCTGCATAACTGGACACTGGAAGCGGCGGGAAGTATGAACTACTATTATTACACCTATAACGAAAACGGGCACACGAAGATGACGTTTTCTCCCCAGTTCATGCCGCGGGTTTCGTTATCCTATCTTATCAATGACCAGGCTACCGGCCGTCTTACCGTGAGCCGTGGCTACTCGCCACCGGCCACCGCAGAGGTACGGGCGTCAGATAATATTATCAACACCTCCCTGCGCCCGGAAACAGGCTGGAACTATGAAGCAGGGCTCCGGATACTACCGGCATCACAGCGGTATATGCTGGATGCAGCCGTATTCCATTATCGTATGAAGGATGCCATTGTACGTAAGCTGCATGATAATGGCGAGGAGTTTTTTGTGAATGCCGGTGGTGTAAACCAGACCGGACTGGAAATAATGGGCGCGCTTCCCATTCTGCCCGTACGGCAGCATGGCGTGATCCGTGGTATGGAATGGCGGGAAAGCTATACACTGAGCGATTTCTCTTTCCGTGATTATGTCAGCGCAGGCAAGGATTTTTCCGGCAACAGGCTTACGGGTGTGCCGCAGCACGTTGTGGTAAGCAGCCTGTTAATGAATTTTCCACATCATACTTATCTTTATCTGACACATAATTTTACCAGTAATATTCCTTTAAATGATGCCAACAGCGCCTATGCGCGACCTTATCACCTGTTGCAATGCAAGGCCGGCTGGCGTATTGCCTGTGCAAAAGGGCGCAGCGTTACCATACAGGTGGGGGCAGACAACCTGCTGGACCAGCGGTATAGCCTGGGAAATGACCTGAATGCGGTAGGAGAGCGGTATTATAACGCAGCCCCGGGGCGGAGCTTTTTCGGCGGGATTGCGGTTGCGCTGTAA
- a CDS encoding 4Fe-4S dicluster domain-containing protein, with protein sequence MEVTEYKTDMAFFVDMQRCIGCKACEMACAECETNGQESMIHVNFVERAVTIQTTVQVCMHCDDPVCAKVCPADAISKDDFGVVHSANTARCIGCSNCVMACPFGVPKKEEKYDMMMKCNMCYDRTSAGKKPMCATVCPSQALFYGTYEEISKMRPNSSPVNTFIFGEQVVTTKVNIMMPKGSTHLKVH encoded by the coding sequence ATGGAAGTAACAGAATACAAAACCGACATGGCATTTTTTGTAGACATGCAACGCTGCATCGGCTGTAAAGCCTGTGAAATGGCCTGTGCCGAATGTGAAACAAACGGACAGGAAAGCATGATCCATGTAAACTTTGTGGAACGTGCCGTTACCATTCAAACTACCGTGCAGGTGTGCATGCACTGTGATGATCCGGTGTGTGCAAAAGTATGCCCAGCCGATGCCATCAGCAAAGACGATTTCGGCGTGGTACACAGTGCCAATACCGCCCGTTGTATCGGTTGCTCCAACTGTGTGATGGCCTGTCCTTTCGGGGTGCCCAAGAAAGAGGAAAAGTACGACATGATGATGAAGTGCAACATGTGTTATGACCGCACCAGCGCCGGTAAAAAGCCGATGTGCGCCACCGTTTGCCCCAGCCAGGCACTCTTCTACGGTACTTATGAAGAGATCAGTAAAATGCGGCCCAATAGTTCACCGGTGAATACATTCATCTTCGGGGAACAGGTAGTCACCACCAAAGTAAACATCATGATGCCCAAAGGCAGCACCCACTTAAAAGTTCATTAA
- a CDS encoding arylsulfatase, translating to MMNTRNLTVLLFLLLSELPALAQQKQQPNIIFVVADDLGYGNLTSFNPASKIPTPNIDRLAAEGTKFTRFYSGNTVCAPSRCALMTGKHMGHAYIRGNTREPLRPQDTTLAQLLQAGGYTTGMFGKWGLGAEDTEGAPENKGWNAFYGYLDQGHAHSYYTDHLFELQNGHTVRVNKDTSLYSDELIIQKALGFIKENKSKPFFLYLPLTIPHAELHVPATYVQRFQNADGSSKLGPETPFIQPKGSRYRSQSQPHAAFAGMVTRLDEDVSRVLALVKDLGLDDNTYIFFTSDNGPHKEGGADPVFFNSSGPLRGIKRDLYEGGIRVPLLVRAPGKVPAGVVRDDIWAFWDVLPTLCGLAGAPAPGNIDGISFTPAIAGKKQVKQHPYLYWQFNEKTLKEAVIQGDWKLVRLKNKGIPEVVELYNLRTDIGEKNNLAASQPARVKQLYALTKQAKTPAENKLFDWSDMEE from the coding sequence ATGATGAATACACGAAATTTAACGGTACTCCTGTTCCTGCTGCTATCAGAACTTCCGGCGCTTGCGCAGCAAAAGCAACAGCCCAATATCATTTTTGTGGTGGCTGATGATCTTGGTTATGGCAATCTTACCAGTTTCAATCCGGCCAGCAAAATACCAACCCCTAATATTGACAGGCTCGCTGCTGAAGGCACGAAGTTCACCCGTTTTTATTCAGGCAATACAGTGTGTGCGCCCAGCCGCTGTGCATTGATGACCGGTAAGCATATGGGCCATGCCTATATCCGGGGCAATACCCGCGAACCCCTGCGTCCACAGGATACCACCCTTGCGCAGCTATTACAGGCTGGCGGTTATACCACCGGTATGTTTGGTAAATGGGGACTGGGAGCAGAAGATACAGAAGGCGCCCCGGAAAATAAAGGATGGAATGCCTTCTATGGTTATCTCGATCAGGGTCATGCACACAGCTATTACACCGATCATCTCTTTGAATTACAAAACGGGCATACGGTAAGGGTAAATAAAGATACCAGTCTTTACTCCGATGAGCTGATCATACAGAAAGCATTGGGCTTTATCAAAGAAAATAAAAGCAAGCCCTTCTTTCTTTATCTTCCCCTCACCATTCCGCATGCGGAACTGCATGTTCCGGCTACCTATGTACAGCGGTTTCAAAATGCCGACGGCAGCAGTAAACTGGGGCCGGAAACACCTTTCATACAGCCAAAGGGATCACGATACCGCTCACAAAGTCAGCCCCATGCCGCCTTTGCAGGGATGGTTACCCGGCTGGATGAAGACGTAAGCCGTGTACTGGCACTGGTAAAAGACCTCGGACTGGATGACAACACCTACATCTTCTTCACGAGTGATAACGGCCCACATAAAGAAGGCGGCGCCGATCCCGTATTCTTCAACAGCAGCGGACCTTTACGTGGGATCAAACGTGATCTCTACGAAGGTGGTATTCGTGTGCCCCTGCTCGTTAGAGCGCCGGGTAAAGTACCTGCCGGTGTTGTACGGGATGACATCTGGGCTTTCTGGGATGTGCTGCCCACCCTCTGCGGACTTGCAGGCGCGCCTGCGCCGGGCAATATAGACGGGATCTCCTTTACGCCTGCCATTGCCGGCAAAAAGCAGGTAAAACAACATCCTTATCTATACTGGCAATTCAATGAAAAAACACTGAAAGAAGCGGTGATACAAGGCGACTGGAAACTCGTGCGGCTCAAAAACAAAGGAATTCCGGAAGTGGTTGAGCTCTACAATCTGCGGACAGATATTGGCGAAAAAAACAACCTCGCAGCCTCACAGCCAGCCAGGGTAAAACAACTTTATGCCTTAACCAAACAAGCTAAAACACCAGCAGAAAACAAATTATTTGATTGGTCAGATATGGAAGAATAA
- a CDS encoding putative sensor domain DACNV-containing protein: MEQTNESTYQAATAVAGIIEGHFIKHLAAAKEEGEENLATAPSAKIVEKIIDVAFWASLRREEGNSTRMSIAFVDPVQAGKPLLFEKPLPLSPMVLTKLAPGVERPGVHVGVWHDGNELYIWGTTIKLPNFCFVLDVSEPGLLVVKHRRIQGLGKFTNVAMLKGDQVKVVDESSGYSSCSPALLKSLLGLDSSVLWNNPENVLIQIAVSMRAHKRGGILLVTPAGNSSWKESIVHPLQYPVSPAFSGVADLIRQDSSSVSEIYWQNALRREVENVSGLTAVDGATIVNDHHELLAFGAKIIRANSSTPVEKIIITEPVIGGDPAYVHPSSIGGTRHLSAAQFVHDQHDSIALVASQDGYFTIFSWSATKQMVQAHRVDILLL; this comes from the coding sequence ATGGAACAAACAAATGAATCAACATATCAAGCTGCTACTGCGGTAGCCGGAATTATAGAGGGGCACTTTATTAAACATCTTGCCGCTGCGAAGGAAGAGGGGGAAGAAAACCTGGCAACTGCGCCATCAGCAAAGATTGTAGAAAAAATTATAGACGTAGCCTTCTGGGCAAGTCTCCGTAGAGAAGAGGGTAATTCTACCCGGATGTCCATCGCATTTGTAGATCCGGTTCAGGCCGGCAAGCCGCTTTTGTTTGAAAAGCCATTGCCCCTAAGCCCGATGGTGCTCACCAAACTGGCGCCTGGCGTAGAAAGGCCGGGCGTGCATGTAGGGGTGTGGCATGATGGGAATGAACTTTATATATGGGGTACTACTATCAAATTACCAAATTTCTGTTTCGTGCTGGATGTGTCCGAACCGGGACTGCTGGTAGTGAAACACCGTCGTATTCAGGGACTGGGCAAGTTTACCAATGTGGCGATGCTGAAAGGTGACCAGGTAAAAGTTGTAGATGAAAGCAGCGGGTATTCTTCCTGCAGCCCAGCACTCCTCAAATCATTGCTGGGACTGGATTCTTCGGTTTTGTGGAACAACCCGGAAAATGTGCTGATCCAGATTGCCGTGTCCATGCGGGCGCATAAGCGCGGTGGTATCCTGTTGGTAACCCCTGCCGGCAATAGCTCCTGGAAGGAATCGATTGTACATCCTTTACAATACCCGGTATCTCCTGCTTTTTCCGGGGTGGCAGACCTTATCCGCCAGGATAGCAGCAGTGTTAGCGAGATATACTGGCAGAATGCATTACGGCGGGAGGTGGAAAACGTTTCGGGGCTTACCGCTGTGGACGGGGCCACTATTGTCAACGATCATCATGAGCTGCTGGCTTTTGGCGCCAAGATCATCCGTGCCAACAGCTCTACCCCTGTAGAAAAAATCATCATTACAGAACCGGTCATAGGCGGAGATCCTGCCTATGTACACCCTTCCAGTATAGGCGGCACACGGCACCTGTCGGCTGCCCAGTTTGTGCATGATCAGCATGATTCCATCGCGCTGGTAGCATCACAGGATGGCTATTTTACTATCTTCTCCTGGTCTGCCACCAAACAAATGGTACAGGCCCACCGGGTAGATATTCTGTTGTTATAA